The following are encoded together in the Euzebyales bacterium genome:
- a CDS encoding gluconokinase codes for MTRTVIGLDVGTTAVKAGLYDADGHELGVARQRHPLRSSGGEAEQDPGAVVDATIEALTQAVATARQKNLDVAGISVSTAMHGVIGLDRDRRPVTPLVTWGDTRAHAQAAALRAGHLDVYRRTGTPLHPMAPLAKLRWYHEERAALAADVRTWVTAKELVLDALTGVLVIDRSSASATGLYALKDEAWDAEALSLAHTDADHLAPVVPTDHLLDALTADVAERTGLPRGTPVVAGATDGVLANLGVAAVGNGVGAVTIGTSGAVRTVVGTPHTDPRMRTYCYALADHRWVVGGAISNGGLWLRWLRDAGLVGDLDDAALSELASEVPPASHGVTVLPYLTGERAPQWSSTPSGVVFGLRLGHGRGHLVRAGMEGVAHQLRLVADALADGGYPLRRLRATGGFTRSPVWLRIVAGVLDVPIEVPAVTEATAFGAAILGMAALGLVDDLDVATDMVTVASTHQPDDRDAYAAAHRRYAELVDVLGEPFDRLASERPATGG; via the coding sequence GTGACCCGTACCGTCATCGGTCTCGACGTCGGCACGACCGCCGTCAAGGCCGGTCTGTACGACGCCGACGGACATGAGCTGGGCGTCGCGCGGCAGCGGCATCCGCTGCGGTCGTCGGGTGGCGAGGCCGAGCAGGATCCCGGCGCAGTCGTCGACGCAACGATCGAGGCGTTGACCCAAGCCGTCGCGACCGCCCGACAGAAGAACCTGGACGTCGCCGGCATCAGCGTCAGCACCGCGATGCACGGGGTGATCGGGCTGGACCGCGACCGTCGACCCGTCACGCCGCTGGTCACCTGGGGCGATACCCGCGCGCATGCCCAGGCGGCCGCTCTGCGCGCGGGGCACCTCGACGTGTACCGGCGCACCGGCACCCCGCTGCACCCGATGGCGCCGCTGGCCAAGCTGCGCTGGTACCACGAGGAGCGCGCCGCGCTCGCGGCCGATGTCCGCACGTGGGTGACGGCCAAGGAGCTCGTGCTCGACGCGCTGACGGGCGTCCTGGTCATCGATCGCTCCAGTGCGTCGGCGACCGGGCTGTACGCGCTGAAGGACGAGGCGTGGGACGCCGAGGCGCTGTCGCTGGCGCACACCGACGCCGACCACCTGGCACCGGTGGTCCCCACCGACCACCTGCTCGACGCGCTGACCGCCGATGTCGCGGAGCGCACGGGCCTGCCACGCGGCACCCCGGTGGTCGCCGGGGCCACGGACGGTGTGCTCGCCAACCTCGGCGTCGCCGCGGTCGGTAACGGCGTCGGCGCGGTCACGATCGGCACCAGCGGTGCGGTGCGCACGGTCGTCGGCACGCCGCACACCGACCCGCGCATGCGCACGTACTGCTACGCACTCGCCGACCACCGGTGGGTGGTGGGTGGCGCGATCAGCAACGGCGGGTTGTGGCTGCGGTGGCTGCGCGACGCGGGCCTCGTGGGCGACCTCGACGACGCGGCGCTCTCGGAGCTCGCCTCCGAGGTGCCACCCGCCAGCCACGGTGTGACGGTGCTGCCCTACCTCACCGGCGAACGCGCGCCGCAGTGGTCGTCGACGCCGTCGGGCGTCGTGTTCGGTCTGCGGCTCGGTCACGGGCGCGGGCACCTGGTGCGGGCCGGCATGGAAGGTGTCGCCCACCAGCTCCGCCTCGTCGCCGACGCGTTGGCGGACGGCGGGTACCCGTTGCGGCGGCTGCGCGCGACCGGCGGCTTCACGCGCTCGCCGGTGTGGCTGCGGATCGTCGCCGGGGTCCTCGACGTGCCGATCGAGGTGCCCGCGGTCACTGAGGCGACCGCGTTCGGCGCGGCGATCCTCGGCATGGCCGCGCTGGGCCTCGTCGACGACCTCGATGTCGCGACCGACATGGTGACCGTGGCGTCGACCCACCAACCAGACGACCGGGACGCCTACGCCGCCGCACACCGGCGCTATGCCGAGCTCGTCGACGTCCTCGGTGAGCCGTTCGACCGCCTCGCGAGCGAACGCCCCGCGACCGGAGGCTGA
- a CDS encoding DMT family transporter, whose amino-acid sequence MEQTGTQGTTSRVAGATLPGVVLVGLAAALWGTDGLFRQGLALELAPSVVVAWEHAIVVLLLIPVLGRTSRTWRTLPSRDRVAVAVIGIGASAVATMLFTAAFRFGDPVTPLLLQKLQPLIAVAGAHVLLGERLTPRYWLFLVGGLGGAWLITFADPAGITAPAAAAGALAVGAATLWGLGTVLGRGLATGIPFVELTAMRFVFGLPAAAVIAVWTGGPAALVVGSDQLGPLLLLALIPGLAALLLYYRGLRTTPASAATIAELTFPVTAITLGAVVFGSTLTPTQWLGAGVLVATITVLALRARRGNRGVGIVQRHDPLVGGVPAPANRPA is encoded by the coding sequence GTGGAGCAGACGGGTACACAGGGCACGACGTCACGGGTCGCCGGCGCCACGCTTCCTGGCGTCGTGCTGGTCGGTCTGGCCGCCGCGCTGTGGGGCACCGACGGGTTGTTCCGTCAGGGGCTCGCGCTGGAGCTCGCGCCATCGGTGGTGGTCGCCTGGGAGCACGCGATCGTCGTGCTGCTGCTGATCCCGGTGCTCGGCCGGACCTCGCGGACGTGGCGGACCCTGCCGTCCCGGGATCGCGTCGCCGTGGCTGTGATCGGCATCGGCGCCTCGGCGGTCGCGACGATGCTGTTCACGGCCGCCTTCCGGTTCGGCGACCCGGTCACGCCGCTGCTGCTGCAGAAGCTGCAGCCGCTGATCGCCGTCGCCGGCGCACACGTCCTGTTGGGGGAACGGTTGACGCCGCGCTACTGGCTGTTCCTGGTCGGCGGGCTGGGCGGGGCGTGGCTCATCACGTTCGCCGATCCCGCCGGGATCACTGCGCCGGCCGCCGCTGCAGGTGCGCTGGCGGTCGGTGCCGCCACGCTGTGGGGTCTCGGGACGGTCCTCGGCCGTGGTCTGGCGACCGGCATCCCCTTCGTGGAGCTGACGGCCATGCGGTTCGTGTTCGGCCTGCCCGCGGCAGCGGTCATCGCCGTGTGGACCGGCGGTCCCGCGGCGCTGGTCGTCGGCTCCGACCAGCTGGGACCGTTGCTGTTGCTCGCCCTCATCCCCGGGCTCGCCGCGCTGCTGCTGTACTACCGCGGCCTGCGGACGACACCGGCGTCGGCCGCGACGATCGCCGAGCTCACGTTCCCGGTGACGGCCATCACGCTCGGCGCGGTCGTGTTCGGTTCGACGTTGACGCCCACACAGTGGCTCGGCGCCGGTGTCCTGGTCGCCACGATCACGGTCCTGGCGCTGCGCGCGCGACGGGGCAACCGCGGGGTCGGCATCGTGCAGCGCCACGACCCCCTGGTCGGGGGCGTCCCCGCGCCCGCGAACCGGCCGGCGTGA
- a CDS encoding pirin family protein has protein sequence MLTIRRADEIFQTDGGWFTARWHFSFDHYHDPAQMGVGALRVFNDDAIVAGSEWPMHPHRDIESLTYVVDGAFAHADSLGNGGVFEPGAAQVMTFSSRGALHSERNGSAEHPLRFIQFWILPSQEGLADAVQQRQFTVEDRTNRWLQIMGPEGEPGLDLHQDARALVARLEQGAGVDHGIGDGRGGYLYVIDGAATLNDETVKTGDAVKIAGPEHLQLAAQETTELILVDVPLEFTPVGVWRGRV, from the coding sequence ATGCTCACGATCCGACGGGCCGACGAGATCTTCCAGACCGACGGTGGATGGTTCACCGCCCGGTGGCACTTCAGCTTCGATCACTACCACGATCCGGCGCAGATGGGCGTCGGCGCGCTGCGGGTGTTCAACGACGACGCCATCGTCGCCGGCTCGGAGTGGCCGATGCATCCGCACCGCGACATCGAGTCGCTGACCTACGTGGTGGACGGGGCCTTCGCCCACGCCGACTCGCTCGGCAACGGTGGCGTGTTCGAGCCGGGCGCGGCGCAGGTCATGACGTTCTCGAGCCGTGGCGCCCTGCACTCGGAGCGCAACGGCTCCGCCGAGCACCCGCTGCGGTTCATCCAGTTCTGGATCCTGCCGTCGCAGGAAGGGCTGGCCGACGCCGTGCAACAGCGTCAGTTCACCGTCGAGGATCGCACCAACCGCTGGCTGCAGATCATGGGCCCCGAAGGAGAGCCCGGCCTCGACCTGCACCAGGACGCGCGGGCGCTCGTGGCCCGACTCGAGCAGGGCGCCGGCGTCGATCACGGGATCGGCGACGGCCGTGGGGGCTACCTGTACGTGATCGACGGCGCGGCGACGCTCAACGACGAGACGGTCAAGACCGGCGATGCGGTCAAGATCGCCGGCCCGGAGCACCTGCAGCTGGCGGCGCAGGAGACGACCGAGTTGATCCTGGTCGACGTCCCGTTGGAGTTCACGCCCGTCGGCGTGTGGCGCGGTCGCGTCTGA
- a CDS encoding 5'/3'-nucleotidase SurE, with protein sequence MLLTNDDGVDSPALVPLARTLAGRGDVTVVVPDRQRSWIGKALSRTGEVALATTRRGDVPITTCTGYPADATQLGVHQVCDERPDVLVSGINLGLNHGSAFPLSSGTVGAAIEGWITGVPAIAFSTGVDGDGYRAWRPQISSPPTADAWVRLAEARATPEGPRRDDSVIALRSDGRRHGRRRCWPTPRSGQLTPAGSRARGRPRPGGRGAARCRPRGCPVARAAPGP encoded by the coding sequence ATGCTGCTGACCAACGACGACGGCGTGGACTCTCCGGCGCTCGTGCCGCTCGCCCGCACGCTGGCCGGCAGGGGCGACGTCACCGTGGTCGTGCCGGACCGCCAGCGGTCGTGGATCGGCAAGGCGCTGTCGCGCACCGGTGAGGTCGCGCTGGCCACGACCCGGCGCGGCGACGTGCCCATCACGACGTGCACCGGCTACCCGGCCGACGCGACCCAGCTCGGTGTGCATCAGGTGTGCGACGAACGGCCGGACGTGCTGGTGTCGGGCATCAACCTGGGTCTCAACCACGGGTCGGCGTTCCCGCTGTCGTCGGGCACCGTCGGCGCCGCCATCGAGGGATGGATCACCGGCGTCCCGGCGATCGCGTTCTCGACCGGTGTCGACGGGGACGGTTACCGCGCGTGGCGCCCCCAGATCAGTTCACCTCCCACGGCCGACGCGTGGGTACGCCTGGCCGAGGCCCGCGCGACGCCTGAAGGTCCACGTCGGGATGACTCGGTGATCGCGCTCCGCTCCGACGGACGTCGCCACGGACGCCGCCGATGCTGGCCGACGCCGCGGTCGGGTCAGCTCACGCCGGCCGGTTCGCGGGCGCGGGGACGCCCCCGACCAGGGGGTCGTGGCGCTGCACGATGCCGACCCCGCGGTTGCCCCGTCGCGCGCGCAGCGCCAGGACCGTGA
- a CDS encoding DUF72 domain-containing protein yields the protein MTRIDGRGVVRVGTSGWQYDDWRGRFYADDAPKRSWFSHYAAHFPTVEINATFYRLPRTSTVERWHDAAPDRFRYAVKGSRYLTHNRKLNEPAGPIATISERMAPLRSFHGVWLWQLPPNLHVDVDRLTTFLAALPGGPGHAVEFRHRSWYVDEVADVLQAHGVAWVWLSDGQLPDDAPVTAPFVYLRLHGLDDDPDQRYRWDYTPAELAPWVDRLRATAADGRDGWAFFNNDHAANAPRNARLLIEMLGDAAIPWG from the coding sequence GTGACGCGGATCGACGGGCGCGGTGTGGTCCGGGTCGGGACCAGCGGCTGGCAGTACGACGACTGGCGCGGACGGTTCTATGCCGACGATGCCCCGAAGCGGTCGTGGTTCTCCCACTACGCCGCGCACTTCCCGACCGTCGAGATCAACGCGACGTTCTACCGGCTGCCGCGGACCTCGACGGTCGAGCGCTGGCACGACGCGGCGCCTGACCGGTTCCGCTACGCGGTCAAGGGCAGCCGGTACCTGACCCACAACCGGAAGCTGAACGAGCCGGCCGGTCCGATCGCGACGATCAGCGAGCGCATGGCGCCGCTCAGGTCCTTCCATGGCGTGTGGCTGTGGCAGCTGCCGCCGAACCTGCACGTCGACGTCGACCGTCTCACGACCTTCCTGGCCGCGCTGCCGGGCGGGCCCGGGCACGCCGTCGAGTTCCGGCACCGGTCGTGGTACGTCGACGAGGTGGCAGACGTCCTGCAGGCGCACGGCGTCGCGTGGGTGTGGCTGTCGGACGGCCAACTGCCCGACGACGCCCCGGTGACGGCGCCGTTCGTGTACCTGCGTCTGCACGGGCTCGACGACGACCCGGACCAGCGCTACCGGTGGGACTACACCCCGGCGGAGCTTGCGCCGTGGGTCGACCGGCTGCGCGCGACGGCCGCCGATGGCCGTGACGGCTGGGCATTCTTCAACAACGACCACGCGGCCAACGCGCCGCGCAACGCCCGGTTGCTCATCGAGATGCTCGGCGACGCGGCTATCCCATGGGGGTGA
- a CDS encoding GerMN domain-containing protein, with protein MTITTSAAAPGVDPRRRGGRGALVWLAILTLLTVLVPVGSARASDHTVRVNVYFTPSGSECDVLARFSRTVEAPAVLTGAMEELLKGPTEEEAASRPLATAFSSETAGMLRSVSLRDGTARIDFGDLREVIPNASTACGSTSLLSQLNATATQFPTVDTARYSINGSEATFYEWLGRGVPVVAPVGGTRSALTNRSMVRRTSGAEATLRTIRAARHDGYDRMVFEFDGGRPAYTIRYAAVARQGGSGRPIATNANTALQIDLQARTIDLDEIGFPRLFSPASLTPKLPTLRTVRYGGQFEGQSTFGAGLRGRTGFRVIELAGPTRIVIDVKHGARVRTLRRGMRGADVRDWKVQLNTVQHGHFASSARPPQRPLPIDGYFGYNARRATRVLQRAEGVRVTGTVNAATRGAMRGALHRSSRISP; from the coding sequence ATGACCATCACGACATCGGCGGCGGCACCGGGCGTCGACCCACGCCGTCGCGGCGGACGCGGCGCACTCGTGTGGCTCGCGATCCTGACGCTGCTGACCGTGCTGGTCCCGGTCGGCTCGGCCAGGGCGTCGGACCACACCGTGCGCGTCAACGTGTACTTCACGCCGTCGGGCAGCGAGTGCGACGTGCTGGCGCGGTTCAGCCGCACCGTTGAGGCACCTGCGGTCCTGACCGGCGCGATGGAGGAGTTGTTGAAGGGACCGACCGAGGAGGAGGCGGCGAGCCGACCTCTGGCCACAGCGTTCTCGTCGGAGACGGCGGGCATGCTGCGGTCGGTCAGCCTGCGCGATGGGACCGCGCGCATCGACTTCGGCGACCTGCGCGAGGTGATACCCAACGCGTCGACGGCATGCGGATCGACCAGCCTGCTGTCGCAGCTCAACGCGACCGCCACGCAGTTCCCGACCGTCGACACCGCCCGCTACTCGATCAATGGCAGCGAGGCGACGTTCTACGAGTGGCTCGGTCGTGGCGTGCCTGTCGTCGCACCCGTCGGTGGCACGCGATCGGCGTTGACCAACCGGTCGATGGTCCGGCGCACGAGCGGTGCCGAGGCGACGCTGCGCACCATCCGCGCCGCGCGCCATGACGGCTACGACCGCATGGTGTTCGAGTTCGACGGCGGACGCCCCGCCTACACCATCCGCTACGCCGCCGTGGCGCGGCAGGGTGGCAGCGGCCGGCCGATCGCCACCAATGCCAACACTGCGCTGCAGATCGATCTGCAGGCCCGCACCATCGACCTCGACGAGATCGGCTTCCCCCGGTTGTTCAGCCCGGCGTCGTTGACCCCGAAGCTGCCGACACTGCGCACCGTGCGCTACGGCGGGCAGTTCGAGGGCCAGTCGACCTTCGGTGCCGGCCTGCGTGGCCGGACCGGCTTCCGGGTGATCGAGCTCGCCGGCCCGACGCGGATCGTCATCGACGTCAAGCATGGCGCACGGGTCCGCACGCTGCGACGCGGCATGCGTGGCGCCGACGTTCGCGACTGGAAGGTGCAGCTGAACACGGTCCAGCACGGTCACTTCGCCAGCAGCGCCAGGCCGCCCCAGCGCCCGCTGCCGATCGACGGCTACTTCGGCTACAACGCGCGCCGCGCGACCCGGGTGCTCCAACGCGCCGAGGGTGTGCGGGTCACCGGTACCGTGAACGCGGCGACCCGTGGCGCGATGCGTGGGGCGTTGCACCGGTCGTCGCGCATCTCGCCCTGA
- a CDS encoding DUF1990 family protein: MPTDHRSRNASSGPPARRSTHAKVARWLGGLFVTSLRYLFMRVPSYRRDRFAEEERDLPDFDRDLPGDPDTVQRVRDGLGSLYHRHFWIDFTDAEKGPKDLIAALASDLNAAAPGEVSRFETGDDEAARSLQVGSELVVRLPGPWDGPVRVIDRTPCSFRFVTLDGHMEAGEIEFSAGTTGRGHVRFSIETWARSGDRSFRLLYDALPVAREAQAFMWAHFCARMPRLAGGIVMSNVAVNTERHETGTWLGPDGDRPVHQTAPVSARARRTLFELSGRGYNFDPAEHDVRTPEAGWNLDDYRVELPSEPPGPPVDGGPWEIARRACERYEFADPDLVRAVWFDDVPLSEREMLLEGRFLFLRFPLGLRVGEVLDVTGAVDGRPARRWGWNYRTLAGHLERGQMDFEIRKWLDTGQVEFRMHVYSQRAHIDNPLVRLGMWVFGRPLQLRFARNATQRMRDLVTRDQGAIGPVLRE, from the coding sequence GTGCCTACGGATCATCGGAGCCGCAACGCTAGCAGCGGCCCGCCGGCACGGCGGTCGACCCACGCCAAGGTCGCGCGCTGGCTGGGCGGTCTGTTCGTCACGAGCCTGCGCTACCTGTTCATGCGGGTGCCGTCGTACCGGCGTGATCGCTTCGCTGAGGAGGAGCGCGACCTCCCCGACTTCGACCGCGACCTGCCCGGCGATCCGGACACGGTCCAGCGGGTGCGCGACGGCCTCGGATCGCTGTATCACCGGCACTTCTGGATCGACTTCACCGACGCCGAGAAGGGCCCGAAGGATCTGATCGCCGCCCTCGCATCGGATCTGAATGCCGCGGCCCCCGGCGAGGTGTCGCGCTTCGAGACGGGCGACGACGAGGCCGCGCGGTCGCTGCAGGTGGGCAGCGAGCTCGTGGTCCGCCTGCCGGGCCCCTGGGACGGGCCGGTGCGGGTCATCGACCGCACACCGTGCAGCTTCCGCTTCGTCACGCTCGACGGGCACATGGAGGCGGGCGAGATCGAGTTCAGCGCCGGGACCACCGGGCGAGGTCACGTCCGCTTCTCGATCGAGACCTGGGCGCGCAGCGGTGACCGCTCGTTCCGGCTGCTGTACGACGCGCTGCCAGTGGCGCGAGAGGCGCAGGCGTTCATGTGGGCGCATTTCTGTGCGCGGATGCCCAGACTGGCCGGCGGGATCGTGATGAGCAACGTGGCGGTCAACACGGAACGTCACGAGACAGGCACGTGGCTCGGACCCGACGGCGATCGCCCCGTGCACCAGACCGCACCAGTCTCGGCCAGGGCACGCCGCACGCTGTTCGAGCTGTCGGGCCGCGGCTACAACTTCGACCCGGCCGAGCACGACGTGCGCACGCCGGAGGCCGGGTGGAACCTCGACGATTACCGGGTGGAGCTGCCGAGCGAGCCGCCGGGGCCGCCGGTGGACGGCGGACCGTGGGAGATCGCGCGCCGGGCATGCGAGCGGTACGAGTTCGCCGATCCCGACCTGGTGCGCGCGGTGTGGTTCGACGACGTGCCACTGTCCGAGCGCGAGATGCTGCTGGAGGGCCGGTTCCTGTTCCTGCGCTTCCCGCTGGGCCTGCGGGTCGGCGAGGTCCTGGACGTCACCGGGGCCGTCGACGGTCGCCCGGCGCGCCGGTGGGGTTGGAACTACCGGACCCTGGCGGGGCACCTCGAGCGTGGCCAGATGGACTTCGAGATCCGCAAGTGGCTCGACACCGGGCAGGTCGAGTTCCGGATGCACGTGTACTCGCAGCGCGCGCACATCGACAACCCGCTCGTCCGCCTCGGGATGTGGGTGTTCGGCCGTCCGTTGCAGCTGCGCTTCGCGCGGAACGCCACCCAGCGCATGCGGGATCTCGTGACTCGCGATCAGGGCGCGATCGGGCCGGTGCTGAGGGAATAG
- a CDS encoding DEAD/DEAH box helicase gives MQAVSPQQTKAWAQAHLDGVASDEHVSFLEQNTEAWIIALRELRGDVQATIDRVAEQVTGPERGLVLDDFADELQRVERMLTELTGEELSQPERDDRREIDDDTADDTDDVPLVSGVAQLQLSWHRDRIVAWAAGHRATPEPADQVLERLTSAGASADRWEPADDITLPDGSTAAAVSAPVSTSLGWLVSLGADSDDDRGTSMTWMGLAAALAVRLVAQGRAVPQLNKVGDAPGNRSYFSVNWEPALIDHDEISELTSTMPGTVAVLERQRDARAVTQTVVAGFVDAICRDGAGRVEVPSPPPQPRNASDVAETLLCNLDGDRFEAPHQHGIEIAKGLRTWALGATGALKVSLTVKLDPPDDGGAWLLRTLTDDNGRSDATVEAAMSRASHNRKEALKRELERLERLYEPLMRSRDARRGQVVLSQDEAWDLMADIGPMLAAAGFDVQVPPLARRKATPSLRVTSVEAETAVGAQQLTSVRWSAVFDDVELTADDIRRLASESRPMVRSHGQWVEVDHADLEAAAEALAERANRTKLTGADMLRYALGLDGTALGRAVSVSGEGWAADLLRSAAEIPEHPPTRPSGFNGELRGYQGNALAWLEFLDNAGLGGCLALDMGLGKTPTVLAHLWRHRDRGPSLVIAPSAVVGNWAREADRFVPGLRTVIHHGTGRTDAADIAEEITGADVLVTTYGTAVRDIEGLTDVRWNKVVLDEAQVIKNPLSVTAQALRGLEAGNRIVLTGTPIENGLGDLWALMDFVNPGLVGDRATFVSQMHQAGVAGTTAESALRTLNGVLVFRRTKAEPVIAAELPDRIDKLNHCPMTAEQVGLYQAVLDELVAEQAGDELGNRPKGAVLAAITALKQICNHPEAYTGDGGPLAGRSGKLARLEEITDDVFEAGERMLVFTHFATWGEQLARHLSDRTGVPIACYHGGLTRTARDAMIREFQEGTGPGALVLSLKAGGTGLNLTSASHVVLYDRWWNPAVEDQARDRAWRIGQDKTVIAHRLVCPGTVDERVEEVVAGKRRIADLALPKSSSVDDLDSDQLRRALGIDTDALLTDEYADAEPIGVGGRTS, from the coding sequence ATGCAAGCAGTGAGCCCGCAGCAGACGAAGGCCTGGGCACAGGCCCACCTCGACGGCGTCGCGTCGGACGAGCACGTCTCGTTCCTGGAGCAGAACACCGAAGCGTGGATCATCGCGCTGCGCGAGCTCCGTGGCGACGTGCAGGCGACGATCGACCGCGTCGCCGAGCAGGTGACCGGTCCTGAGCGCGGCCTGGTGCTGGACGACTTCGCCGATGAGCTGCAGCGGGTGGAGCGTATGCTCACCGAGCTGACCGGCGAGGAGCTGTCGCAACCCGAGCGGGACGACCGCCGCGAGATCGACGACGACACCGCCGACGACACCGACGACGTGCCGCTCGTGTCGGGCGTCGCGCAGCTGCAGCTGTCGTGGCACCGCGACCGGATCGTGGCGTGGGCCGCCGGCCACCGCGCCACGCCCGAGCCCGCCGACCAGGTGCTCGAACGCCTCACGTCCGCCGGGGCCTCCGCGGACCGCTGGGAGCCCGCAGACGACATCACGCTTCCGGACGGCTCGACCGCGGCCGCGGTCTCCGCGCCGGTCAGCACCAGCCTCGGCTGGTTGGTGTCGCTCGGCGCCGATTCCGACGACGACCGCGGAACCAGCATGACCTGGATGGGGCTCGCAGCCGCGCTGGCCGTGCGGCTTGTCGCGCAGGGCCGGGCCGTCCCGCAGCTGAACAAGGTCGGCGACGCGCCCGGCAACCGTTCCTACTTCTCGGTCAACTGGGAACCGGCACTCATCGACCACGACGAGATCTCCGAGCTGACGAGCACCATGCCGGGGACCGTCGCGGTGCTCGAGCGTCAGCGCGACGCTCGCGCGGTGACCCAGACCGTGGTCGCGGGCTTCGTCGACGCCATCTGCCGCGACGGCGCCGGGCGCGTCGAGGTGCCGTCGCCACCGCCGCAGCCGCGCAACGCGTCCGACGTCGCGGAGACGCTGCTGTGCAACCTCGACGGTGATCGGTTCGAGGCGCCGCACCAGCACGGCATCGAGATCGCCAAGGGCCTGCGGACCTGGGCCCTGGGCGCCACAGGCGCGTTGAAGGTCTCACTGACGGTCAAGCTCGATCCCCCCGACGACGGTGGGGCGTGGCTGCTGCGCACGCTGACCGACGACAACGGCCGGTCGGACGCGACGGTCGAGGCGGCCATGTCACGCGCCAGCCACAACCGCAAGGAGGCGCTCAAGCGCGAGCTCGAGCGTCTCGAGCGTCTGTACGAGCCGCTGATGCGCAGCCGCGACGCCCGTCGTGGCCAGGTGGTGCTCAGCCAGGACGAGGCCTGGGACCTGATGGCCGACATCGGGCCGATGCTTGCCGCGGCCGGGTTCGACGTCCAGGTGCCGCCGCTGGCCCGCCGCAAGGCGACGCCGTCACTGCGTGTGACATCTGTCGAGGCCGAGACGGCGGTCGGCGCGCAGCAGCTGACCAGCGTCCGCTGGTCGGCGGTGTTCGACGACGTCGAGCTGACGGCGGACGACATCCGGCGCCTGGCGTCCGAGTCGCGGCCGATGGTCCGGTCGCACGGACAGTGGGTGGAGGTCGACCACGCCGACCTCGAGGCTGCCGCGGAGGCACTCGCGGAGCGGGCGAACCGTACGAAGCTGACGGGTGCGGACATGCTCCGCTACGCCCTGGGGCTCGACGGGACGGCGCTCGGCCGCGCGGTGTCGGTGTCGGGCGAGGGCTGGGCGGCGGATCTGCTCCGCAGTGCCGCCGAGATCCCCGAGCACCCGCCGACGCGGCCTTCAGGGTTCAACGGCGAGCTGCGTGGCTATCAGGGGAACGCTCTCGCGTGGCTGGAGTTCCTCGACAACGCCGGCCTCGGTGGCTGTCTCGCGCTCGACATGGGTCTGGGCAAGACCCCGACCGTGCTGGCGCACCTGTGGCGGCACCGCGACCGGGGTCCGTCCCTCGTCATCGCGCCGAGCGCGGTGGTGGGCAACTGGGCGCGGGAGGCCGACCGGTTCGTGCCAGGGCTGCGGACGGTCATCCACCACGGCACCGGACGTACCGACGCCGCCGACATCGCCGAGGAGATCACCGGCGCCGACGTGCTGGTGACCACGTACGGCACCGCCGTCCGCGACATCGAAGGCCTGACCGACGTCAGGTGGAACAAGGTCGTCCTCGACGAGGCGCAGGTCATCAAGAACCCGCTCAGCGTGACGGCGCAGGCGCTGCGCGGGCTCGAGGCCGGCAACCGCATCGTGCTCACGGGCACGCCCATCGAGAACGGCCTGGGCGATCTGTGGGCGCTGATGGACTTCGTCAACCCCGGTCTGGTGGGCGACCGTGCGACGTTCGTGTCGCAGATGCACCAGGCGGGCGTCGCCGGGACGACGGCCGAGTCCGCCCTGCGAACCCTCAACGGCGTCCTCGTGTTCCGGCGCACCAAGGCCGAGCCGGTCATCGCTGCGGAGCTGCCCGACCGCATCGACAAGCTCAACCACTGCCCGATGACGGCCGAGCAGGTCGGCCTGTACCAGGCCGTGCTCGACGAGTTGGTCGCCGAGCAGGCCGGCGACGAGCTCGGCAATCGTCCAAAGGGGGCGGTGCTCGCGGCGATCACTGCGCTCAAGCAGATCTGCAACCACCCGGAGGCCTACACGGGCGACGGTGGCCCGCTCGCCGGTCGGTCCGGCAAGCTCGCACGCCTGGAGGAGATCACCGACGACGTGTTCGAGGCCGGCGAGCGGATGCTGGTGTTCACCCACTTCGCAACCTGGGGTGAGCAGCTGGCTCGGCACCTGAGCGACCGCACGGGCGTGCCGATCGCGTGCTACCACGGTGGGCTGACGCGCACCGCCCGTGACGCCATGATCCGCGAGTTCCAGGAGGGCACGGGACCAGGCGCGCTGGTGCTGTCGCTGAAGGCCGGCGGCACCGGGCTGAACCTGACGTCGGCGAGTCACGTGGTGCTCTACGACCGGTGGTGGAACCCGGCCGTCGAGGACCAGGCCCGCGACCGCGCGTGGCGCATCGGCCAGGACAAGACGGTCATCGCACACCGCCTGGTGTGCCCGGGCACGGTCGACGAGCGCGTCGAGGAGGTCGTCGCCGGCAAGCGGCGGATCGCCGACCTGGCGCTGCCCAAGTCGAGCTCGGTCGACGACCTCGACAGCGACCAGCTGCGGCGCGCCCTGGGCATCGACACGGATGCGCTGTTGACCGACGAGTACGCCGACGCCGAACCGATCGGCGTGGGAGGGCGCACATCATGA